Below is a window of Pyrobaculum aerophilum str. IM2 DNA.
CTGCACGGCGAGTATATTACAGCTCTTAACAGGCCTCCCGTTCATTATAACCGTACAAGCGCCGCAAGTGGCAGTATCGCACCCGATTCGCACAGAGGTGAAGCCGAGCTCCCGCAGTACGTGGGCCAACAGCCTGCGCGGCTCCACTTCCACTTCGTACAAAACTCCGTTTATTTTCAGGAAGACTCTCATAACCTCCCCAGCGCCCTCCTCAAGGCCACTCCTATTAAATGCCTCCTATACTCGGCAGAGGCCCTGAAGTCAGAGGGCGGGTTCGCCTCTCTCCTTGCGGCCTCGACGGCTTCGTCAATTACCTCAGGCCTAAGCGGAGCGCTCTCTAAAACTGCCTCCACTTTCCTAAGCCTCACGGGCCTGTCAGCCGCCCCTAAAGCGGCGATTTTAACGTTAAAGACGCGTCCTTCCTTTACCTCGCCGGTCACCGCGACGGCGGCGAGGGCGAAGTCGTTGTGCCTCCTTGAAAACTTGACGTACGCCCCCCTCTGCGGACATTTAAACGCCACGCCGGCCACCAGCTCCCCCCTTTCAAGGGCTGTGGAGTACGCCCCCTTGAAGAACTTCTCGGCTTCCACCTCACGCCGTCCGCCTGGGCCTATGATTTTTACGACACCGCCCAGGGCCAACATCGCCGCGGGCCAATCGCCGAAGGGATCCGCGTGGGCTAGAGAACCGCCTAAGGTGCCGAGAGATCTAATCTGGACGTCCCCAATTCTAGATGCCACTTGCCTCAAAAACGGGCAGGGAGACTCCTCAAGCTCAAAATGCCTAGTCAAAGCCCCAAGCTCCACCACCTCCCCATAGCGGGCGTAACGCAGTTCTGACAGGCGGCTGATGTCCACTAACAGCCCATATGAGACGGCGCGGAGCTTCAACAGGGGGATTAAGCTCTGTCCCCCCGCCAGCGGCGCCGAGTCGTCGCGACTAGACAACAACTTCAACGCCTCATCGAGACTGGTTGCCCGGACGTATTCGAAATTCGGCGGATACACGCACAATCAACGGCACTCCATTTTTAACAATTACCTCTGGATCTCGCCCATTGCCTCAAGGGCTTTGTAAAAAGCCCTGTACGCCGCGTCTGGATCTATAAGGGCTTTTGGCGCGTCCTCCCTTTTGAGAAAGCCTATGAATTCATCTATAGGGGCTTTCTCTGCGTACTTCGCGGCGTTGGGATCTCTGAGGAGGGAAAAGGCGTAAGTAGCAAGGTACTTAAACGACGTCCCGCCGTATTTAAACACTTCATCTCCCAGCTCGCCATAAAGCCTAGCCAAGGCCAGCCCCACGGCGTAGCTCAAGGCTATAGTCCTCGAGACGTAGAAGTCGTGCTTTTCCAACTCCCCCCACTCGGCCCTGGCCCCCAGCTCAGACCAGAAGCGAAAAGCCTCCTCGGCCCCCCGGCGCCCCGGCACCGCCATTATTAAAACCCTCTGGCCGCGGATAGAAGAGGCCCCGGGGCCGAAGAGGGGGTGGACAGTGGCGACGAGGGCGTCTTGGGGGAACAAGCCGTAGGTCTCCACCACGCCCTCTTTAAAAGTGGCGATGTCCATTACAAGCCTCCCCCGGGAAAGGGGGGCCAGCGCCTTAAGCACGCCGCTTGTCTCCCAAAACGGCACGGCCACAATCAGCGCCTCGGCCCACAGGGCCAGCTCCTCTAAAGAGCCCACGTCGGATCTCGACTTATCTACGTCGAAAATCCTCACCTCGTGTAAAGAGGTCATCTCCCTCTTCAGCCATGATCCCATGGCCCCGCCGCCCACAATTCCCACTCTCATGCACGACCCACTAGGCCAATTTATAAACATGCCGCCAAGCCTGGCGCCCAACAGCGCCTGTCAAAGGCGACTGCAGAAATACCAGTCCCGCGGAAGGCTATTCCTTGGACTCGCCCATCTCTTCGGCCTTTTTCCTCCTCGCGAGGGCCACCCAAATGGAGGCGTATGCATGTAGCTTCCACGTCTCGGGAGTGCCGTATTCTATAATTAGCCTCCTAGCCACCTCTCTCAGCCACAGGGCCTCTTCATATGTCAACTCCTCTTTCTGGATGAGCTCCTTCAGCCTCTCCACCTCCTCTTTAGAAAGCGGGTTGGCCCCCACCAGCTTCACAACACGCCAAAGCTCCCCCCTCGCGAGCTCCGCCCTTTTCTTGTCAATAACGTCCTCAGCAGTTAAAAACTCCAGGAAAAACTCTTGATAGCTAGCAAAACCGTTTAATAAACGGCTAAACCTCTCATCTACATAACGCCTCAGCTCCCCCTGCCCCTCTCTTATCTGTCTCAACTCCCTCTCAACTGTCTTAAACCGCTTGTCGATCTCCTTAAACTTGCCTCTCAGCCAGTACAACGCGCCTCCCAACATCCCCACGACAGTGAGGGAAAACCCCACGACGTAGTAAACAATATCCACGAAAAGCTCTCCCCGCGCACATAAATACTTAACGGGAAACGCCCCCTTAGCTTAGAAAAGTGGGGTTGAAAACTGCGACAACTCTCAGCGTCTTGCCAGAGGGCACGTTGGCGTCTACGAGGACCTCCACGCGGGCGGGGACGCAGGCGCCCGGGGGGAGGACCCACCTCCACTCAGACCGATTGCCCCACTTAACCCCAAAGAAAGACCCGTTTACATACACCGCGAAGACCCTAACCCCCTCGGGCACCTCAGAGACGCGCGCCCAAACCGCCGCGGGCTTGTCCGCCAAGTTGCACAGAGGCATTTCAAAAACGACGATAGAGCCAGGCGCCGCCTCCACCCAATGCGAGCCGTTAACTCCCACTCCAAACACAGCCGCCCGCGCGCCGCCCTCCCCCCTTGTTGCAAACGCCGCGGGGCCGAAGAAAAGCCCCAGCATTGACACAATTCCCATAATTAACAGGGCAACGGCCCACCTCCTCTCTTCCGGCGAAACCTCTTCAACTTTAACTCTCTGTTCGACCTTGGCCTCGGTCATCCCCAAGCCTCTATGGAGTACGCTTTTAGTATTTGTCCTGCGTTTGTTTTATACCCGACGTATTGCGGCGTTGTGGAGTATGTACAGCCGTATCTGGCCAGTATAGCGCCGTTTTGGTCTCTTATTATCACGTCGCCAAATCCGTTTAACGGCCTGAGCTCTACGTATTTCGCCGCTGGGAGCGTGCCGAGGGCGACTGCTGAAGGCCCGCAGAGGGCTGAGAAGGAAGAGCCCGTCTTGAATACGCCGAAAATAACATTAAACGAGGAGTCAAAAACTACAAACGCCCCAACGCCGGTGAAATTAGAGAGGTAAGTGAGGGCGTTGGGGACGAGGCCTCTGTAAGCAACGGCGCCGTTAGCTAAAAACAACGCGTAATTAGTTTGCCACGCGTAAACGCCTGTGGAGTACCAGCCGCCTGGGAGGGGACAGCTGTAGCTCGTAATGGAGACGGGGCCCCACAACACCTGAATATCGCCGTTGATGTTACCTGAGTCGTAGTAGCTGGCGTCTGTTACGACAAGCGCTATTTTCAACACAGCGCCAGTGATAGAGCCGAGGTTTATGTTGAAGCTAAGAGTCTGCTTGTAGGAAGTTATAGCGCCTAGCGCAGTAACGAGGTATCCAGCCGGCGCGTTGCACGTGCCCGCCGAGGACACAGTGCACACAACTTGGCTAGTGAACGGGGAGACGATTACGCCGTTGTACTGAGCCGTGTCGTAATAGTAGTAGATATATTCCACGTCGCCTACGCCGTCAAAATTACTATCTACCAGTAGGTCGATGTACACGACGTTATTAATGCCATCTCCGACCCCTCTGTAGTACTGCGCGGTCACGGAAATCGCAGCGTTAGTGGCGTTGAAGACGTAGCTGAAAATGCCGGCGGCGATGCCGTAATCGGCGCTGGGGTTGTTGTTATTCCCGTAGGCGTCCACCTGCGTCACTAAGTAATTCCCCGGCGCCACGAACACTGAGGTGTACTGTTGCCCCCTAGTGACTGTCTGTAGATCGCTGGGAGCGGAACAGGGGGTTTGGATAGACAAATTCTTCCAGTCGACCCAGAAGTCGCCAGCGGGGGAACCTGCGACGAATCCCGAGGCATCGACCACGGCGAGGGCAACGCTCACGATATTCCCGCTCAGCGTACTGGGCAGCACTACTGTGATTTTAAAAGCGGAACCGCTCGAGACGCTCTGGACCTTAATCAGCCCATATACCTGTGGCGGGTTTGTTGTCGGGTTACCGTTGGCGTCTATACTGGCTACCTGAGTTCCTGGGTTCACCAGAACGGAGTAAATGGTGCCATTACCATCGGCGGTGTCCCATACATAGGCGATGATCTCTATGTCCGCTGTGCCGTTGCCGTTAGTGTCAATGCCAATTGACACATAAGCCACGTTGTTCTGAGTATCCCGCGAATTTCTGTAATAAGTTCCTTCCACAGACACCACGGTCCCCCCGGCTGAGATGGAGCCCCACCGCGATGTCACATTATAGATAATAGAAGATATACCATATCCTATTGGTCTTGCGTCTATTTGCGTTCTTATGGAAGTACCGGTATATTGAACGGGGTTTGTCAATGTGGCGGTAAAATACACGGTGTACTCCGTGATGTAGGCCGGCTTAGATGTATATGCCAGCGGGTCGTAGTATGTGGTGGAGCCGCTACATGTAAAGGTCTTTTGATATGTATAGCCGGGACAACTGAAGCTCTGTTGGTACAGCCTCTGCATTGGCTCTGCTGTGAAGTTCACCCACTGCCACGCCGTTATGCCTCCCTGTTGGAAAATTGCCCTGGCCAGCACGGAGTATCTGCCGGTTGTCGTCGTTGTCCATACAAGCTGGGCGGTTGTGGGGACGAAGGGCCCCGCGTCTTGCTGGTCAGTTATCTGCGGCTGGCCGCCTAGCGATATGGCGTAGGTGCCGCCGGGGTTGCCGGCGCGGGAGACGGCCACAAGCCTCGCGCTCCATCCGGGGTCGCGGGCTCTGAATCTGCCCACTACGTACTGCTCCGGCCACCCCGGCATGAACTTCATGTAGTAGTACGTAATGTTGACGTCTGATAACTGGTACCACCCCCTGGCCAGCGGGTATAGAGAGGCGTTGAAGTCTTTCATGACGGGGGGGAGCGTGGCGTTTACCCTCCAGTACGTGACGTTGAAGAAGGAAAACAGGGCGTATACGGCGGCTACTCCCAAGGCGATTAGCAGAAGCGCCAGCCTCTTCATCCCGCCGCGGCGAGGAAGTCCAGCTTTTCCCTGTCCTCAGGCGGGAGGGCGCTGGGATCGACGGAGGACAGTATTACCTCTGCCGCCTTTTTCGGGTCAATGAAATAATAGGTAAAGGCTCCAATTCTAATGGACTTCAGCTTCCCCTCCCTCTCCAAGACGTATATGTGCCACTGCACCGCGCCCCAGCTCTTGCCAGTGGCCTTAGCTATTTGCGACATAGTGGCGGCGCCCATTTGTTCCACCACGCGGAGTATTTCCCTCCTGGCGGGGTCGTCCGCAGCGGCCCTCTTTATCCTCGCCACAATGGGGAGTACGGGCGCGGCGAGGAGCTCCCTCCTGTTACTGGCGAGGTGGCTCAGTCCGGCCGCCGCCGCCACGCCGGTCGCGACGACTATAAGGGGCGACACAGTGGGCGGAGGGGCAGGCGGGGGAGGCGGGGCGCGGTATTCAACGGCTATGTAGCCGCTGAAAGCCGCTGGGCTTAACCCGGGGTTTGCGCACATAATCGTCACAGGCTTGTCTATGTATAAGACTCCAGTGGCGTTGCAAGCGCCCGCGGGCAAGACAGCGTGTACTGTGGCAGTAGTATTAGGCGGCACGTACACTGGGAACAGCCATGTGGCCAGAGGCGCCAGTATTATAAATACAGTGATGTTCACAAGCATTTAAATGCTTCGATATAAATATTCTACGTTGTGGTAATTATTACTACGGATCAATTCCGCGTTTAACCGCCTCGGCGGGCCAGTTTTAACAAATCCCAGTACAAGCCCTTGTCCAGTATCTCTGTCACCAGCCCTAAGTCTAATGCGCCGTAGCCGTGCACTACGACGTTTCTAAATCCTATTGTCCTCCTCAACAGCGCGGCCTCCAGTACTCCAAGTTGCGCAAGAGCCCTCGGTATGTCTGAATACTTAGCAGGCGGCTCCGTCCCCGCCTCCGCTGCCAGCCTCGACGCGGCGTCTATTAGCGCTTGTATTGCCACTTACATTAAACGCAACGCCGCGTTTAACAAGACGTAGTCTTCCACAATTTCCCTGGCGCCGTGCCGCTTGACTAAGCCGTCGAGAGTCTCCACGTTTCTCTTCACTAAGGAAATCAGCGAGTCGATTTTTCCGATAGCGTCTTCACAAACCTCTCCTGCACGCCTGTCTTCTTGAGGAATATTTGGAAGTCGGCCCACAGGTAAAACGCCTTTACTAACTTGTCTATGTACGCCCCCTTGTCTTTGGCATATATAAGCCTCCCCGCCAAGGTTCTGTATTTCAACTCGTAGGGCAAGTCGTCGGAAATTACGAGCACGTCCACTCGGTTCACGCCCAAGGCGTCTGAGGCGTCTACTGAAAAGTCTGCGATAAAAGCCAGCGGGTCGCAATTATCCGCTATCTTAACCGCCACGTCGACGTCGCTGAGTGGCCCCGCCCTGCCCGTCGCAACTGAGCCGAAAAGTACTGCGAAGATGACGCAGTCGCCGTATTTCTCCTCTATTAAGCCTCGACGCAACCGCCTCGCTCATTATATAAAGAAGGGGTCTCCCAGCCCTAGCGCCCTGGCCACAACGGCCAGGATTATTATATAAATCCACGCCGCCGCGGCGAATAGATACATCGTCCACCTCCTGCGGAACATGCCCCAGTAGGTATATGCAATGGACGTGGCGAGGAGGGCGAGGGCCAGGAGGTAGGTGAACCTCGCGTAGAACAGCCCCCACTGCTGGGCCAGCAGAGTGAGGACAAACCCGGCTATGAAAGAGACGATGGCTCCCGTCCACACGGTGAAAGTCACCGGGCGTGTGTAGTAGAAAAGGTATATAAGGGGCGCCAGGGCGGCGATGACGCCCCCCGCGGCGGCTATTAAGAAGGTCTCGGCGCCGTTCATGTTAAAACAGCCAGAGGCTGTAGTTGTTCGTCGCCAGCGCGGCGACGTAGAGGGCGAATAGGTATACATACGGCGCGCATGATATCAGCGCAAGCTCTAAATCCCGCTTTGACGGCCTCAGCGCTATGTTGAGCTGTATGAGTTGCGCGGCGACTAGGAGCGCGAGGCCGATTACCGCCGACAGCCTCCACGCCGCGACTCCGCCGTATGCCACTGTAATCCACACCGCATATATATTGGCCGCCCCCGCCAGGACTAAAAAGGGCACGATGACATCTCGGTGTTGAAATAAAAGCTGGGGAGCCAGGCCGTAATACTTCGCAGTAAGCCTCTCTGCGTATACTCTGCCGAAGGCCACGGCCATGCCCACCGCAATGCCGACGAGAAGCGCAACGTAGTTCATGTGATTGCGTATGCACCGGGGTTAAAATTTTTTACGTTTTCCAAGGCCTTAGAGACTCTTGAACCACTGAAATCACGGCGGGCCAGCCGCCCCAAGTCCCCGTTGGGTCGGCAACGACGTATATTGGCTCTGTCCAGCCGGAGGGCACGCCGCATGGCGGATTGCAAGTATAATAGGGGGAGGATCTGCTGAAAACCCAGTATTTAGACATGCCGTCTGTGTACAGCCAAGCAACGCCTTGTCTAAAAGGCCCTGTGGCGTTGAGAGGCTTGTACAGCGATACAAGCGTTGTGAGATAAGTAGAGACGCCGAATTGATACCTTATAACCGCGCCCCACATGCCAACAGGAGTGCTGTAAGTGTAGAAATGTACGCGGTAGGACTTGGCCGTAGCTACTGTGTAGTTAACCTCGCGGAGAGCCGTTTTGAAAACCCTCACCCCCTCAGCCCTAGGCGAGTCGAAGAAGGGCCCGGCGTAGCCCGGCAACACAACCCCCATTTCTCCCCGCAGAGTCGGGGCGGGAGGGACGGACACGTTGACCGCAGGGGGACACGGGGCATCGTAGACATACAGCTTTTCAACGCCTTGCAGTTTTACAAAAGCCCCGTATCTCTCTACCCCCTTGTCCGAGGGCGCGTACACTGGGGGAAGGACGTTAGGCACAACCTCTGCGTATTTTAAGGTCTCTGTTATGAGCACTGACTTGTTAAACACAAAGACGCAACCCGAGATGGGCAGTTTCCCCACGTCTCTCTCCCAGATGTAAAAAGCTCCGTCTCTGCCCACTTGCACGAACTGCCGTCCAGAGCCGTTGAGCGTAATCACCACGCGCTGGGCGGAGCCCGGGTACCAGTCGACAAGCCTTACTTTTAACCTAACCGCGTCCCGCCACCCAGAGGGGTGGGTGAAGTTCACCAAGCACTCTCCCTCAAAGCCCGGCGGGATGGTTAAGTCGACGGGGTAGGCCCCGGGGGCTTCGCCCACAGAGGACACCCCCACTGCCCCGCAAGTAGACGACGCGAGAACTGTAGTCGGGTAGAACAACCTAACCTCCACCGCCTTTGGGTAGAGCCAAGGCCCGTAGGGCGAGCTGTAGAGATACAGCGTCTTGTCTTCCGCAGCCACGTAGGAGGGCAACTGGCCCAGGGCCACTTCGGCTAAGGGACCGCTACGGAAGGCGTAATCGCCCCCCGGGGAGGTTAGGGCTATTATGAAGACGAGGGTGGGGAGGAATAAAAGGAGTGTTCTTATTACCGCCTCTTTGCGCATTACTGCGGCACTT
It encodes the following:
- a CDS encoding FAD binding domain-containing protein, which produces MYPPNFEYVRATSLDEALKLLSSRDDSAPLAGGQSLIPLLKLRAVSYGLLVDISRLSELRYARYGEVVELGALTRHFELEESPCPFLRQVASRIGDVQIRSLGTLGGSLAHADPFGDWPAAMLALGGVVKIIGPGGRREVEAEKFFKGAYSTALERGELVAGVAFKCPQRGAYVKFSRRHNDFALAAVAVTGEVKEGRVFNVKIAALGAADRPVRLRKVEAVLESAPLRPEVIDEAVEAARREANPPSDFRASAEYRRHLIGVALRRALGRL
- a CDS encoding prephenate dehydrogenase; the encoded protein is MRVGIVGGGAMGSWLKREMTSLHEVRIFDVDKSRSDVGSLEELALWAEALIVAVPFWETSGVLKALAPLSRGRLVMDIATFKEGVVETYGLFPQDALVATVHPLFGPGASSIRGQRVLIMAVPGRRGAEEAFRFWSELGARAEWGELEKHDFYVSRTIALSYAVGLALARLYGELGDEVFKYGGTSFKYLATYAFSLLRDPNAAKYAEKAPIDEFIGFLKREDAPKALIDPDAAYRAFYKALEAMGEIQR
- a CDS encoding ArsR/SmtB family transcription factor; protein product: MLVNITVFIILAPLATWLFPVYVPPNTTATVHAVLPAGACNATGVLYIDKPVTIMCANPGLSPAAFSGYIAVEYRAPPPPPAPPPTVSPLIVVATGVAAAAGLSHLASNRRELLAAPVLPIVARIKRAAADDPARREILRVVEQMGAATMSQIAKATGKSWGAVQWHIYVLEREGKLKSIRIGAFTYYFIDPKKAAEVILSSVDPSALPPEDREKLDFLAAAG
- a CDS encoding DUF86 domain-containing protein, with the protein product MAIQALIDAASRLAAEAGTEPPAKYSDIPRALAQLGVLEAALLRRTIGFRNVVVHGYGALDLGLVTEILDKGLYWDLLKLARRGG
- a CDS encoding nucleotidyltransferase domain-containing protein, producing MRRGLIEEKYGDCVIFAVLFGSVATGRAGPLSDVDVAVKIADNCDPLAFIADFSVDASDALGVNRVDVLVISDDLPYELKYRTLAGRLIYAKDKGAYIDKLVKAFYLWADFQIFLKKTGVQERFVKTLSEKSTR